The following proteins are encoded in a genomic region of Cryptomeria japonica chromosome 11, Sugi_1.0, whole genome shotgun sequence:
- the LOC131070699 gene encoding protein NRT1/ PTR FAMILY 5.10 isoform X2 yields the protein MFIGGLICLTTSVSVPYLKPPPCDTTERFCSKATPLQIGVFFISLYLIALGTGGHKPCIEAFGADQFDGDGEEDKHRSSFFNWWYFGQCFGALIALSIVLYIEENIGWGVGFAIPTVAMALALFVFLCGSVFYQHKLPSDNLLVCVRRTVSECFVRPRMDVLHLDHLKFPDGAVGEDKQPGEKSTSSSVEMQIEEFKLIQRLIPIWATCLMYGIVFAQSATFFTKQGSTMDRKIGGHFQIPPASLQCLIAISILVLVPVYDWMLVPVARKFTNHKRGITLLQRIGFGMFIAMVAMVVAALTEIKRLKEVKDNDLEDMPDAIVPMTIFWLLPQYVLYGISEVFTMVGMQEYFYDQMPQSMRSLGIAVFLSVLGIGSFLSSIIISIVDDLSSRSSEGSWFSDNLNKAHLDYYYWLLAALSAINLCIYIFCAKRYNNVKVESNVLVEEDMQT from the exons ATGTTTATTGGG GGACTAATCTGCTTGACCACATCTGTGTCAGTCCCATATCTGAAACCTCCCCCGTGTGACACAACAGAGAGATTTTGTTCAAAGGCCACTCCTCTTCAGATTGGGGTTTTCTTCATCTCCCTATATTTGATAGCATTGGGTACAGGAGGGCACAAACCCTGTATAGAAGCTTTTGGTGCAGACCAGTTTGATGGAGATGGAGAAGAGGACAAGCATAGGAGTTCCTTTTTCAATTGGTGGTACTTTGGTCAGTGTTTCGGTGCTCTGATAGCACTGTCAATAGTTCTGTACATAGAAGAGAATATAGGATGGGGAGTGGGATTTGCAATCCCAACTGTGGCTATGGCACTAGCTCTCTTTGTTTTCCTCTGTGGCTCTGTGTTTTACCAGCACAAATTACCCTCTGATAATCTACTTGTTTGTGTTCGGAGAACAGTATCCGAATGTTTTGTAAGACCGAGAATGGACGTCCTTCATTTAGATCATCTCAA GTTTCCTGACGGAGCAGTAGGTGAAGATAAGCAGCCAGGGGAGAAATCAACCAGTAGCTCTGTAGAAATGCAAATTGAAGAATTCAAACTCATTCAAAGGTTGATTCCTATTTGGGCAACATGTTTAATGTATGGCATTGTATTTGCACAATCAGCTACTTTCTTTACAAAACAGGGCAGTACAATGGATAGAAAAATTGGTGGGCATTTTCAAATCCCTCCAGCATCCTTGCAGTGTCTGATAGCAATTAGTATTCTTGTGCTTGTGCCTGTGTATGATTGGATGCTTGTTCCAGTTGCCAGAAAGTTTACAAACCACAAGCGTGGCATAACATTGCTGCAAAGAATAGGATTTGGCATGTTCATCGCTATGGTTGCCATGGTTGTTGCAGCTTTGACAGAAATTAAAAGACTAAAGGAAGTGAAGGATAATGATTTAGAAGACATGCCTGATGCGATAGTTCCAATGACCATCTTCTGGCTGCTTCCTCAGTATGTACTCTATGGCATATCAGAAGTATTCACAATGGTGGGAATGCAAGAGTATTTCTATGATCAAATGCCCCAGTCAATGCGAAGCTTGGGCATTGCTGTATTTTTGAGTGTTCTTGGAATTGGGAGCTTCCTCAGCAGCATTATTATCTCCATTGTTGATGACTTGAGCAGCAGAAGCAGTGAAGGAAGCTGGTTCTCAGACAACTTGAATAAAGCTCATTTGGACTACTATTATTGGCTTCTGGCTGCTCTTTCTgcaatcaacctctgcatatacATATTTTGTGCAAAGCGATATAACAATGTGAAAGTAGAAAGCAATGTTCTGGTTGAGGAAGATATGCAGACTTAG
- the LOC131070699 gene encoding protein NRT1/ PTR FAMILY 5.10 isoform X1 encodes MEEALLPKNGCSKAASSIATHTGGWKASFFIIGVEVAERMSYYSISSSLITYLTNDLHQSTATAAKNVNIWSGVTAILPFLGAFLADVYWGRYRTTLLSSIIYLLGLICLTTSVSVPYLKPPPCDTTERFCSKATPLQIGVFFISLYLIALGTGGHKPCIEAFGADQFDGDGEEDKHRSSFFNWWYFGQCFGALIALSIVLYIEENIGWGVGFAIPTVAMALALFVFLCGSVFYQHKLPSDNLLVCVRRTVSECFVRPRMDVLHLDHLKFPDGAVGEDKQPGEKSTSSSVEMQIEEFKLIQRLIPIWATCLMYGIVFAQSATFFTKQGSTMDRKIGGHFQIPPASLQCLIAISILVLVPVYDWMLVPVARKFTNHKRGITLLQRIGFGMFIAMVAMVVAALTEIKRLKEVKDNDLEDMPDAIVPMTIFWLLPQYVLYGISEVFTMVGMQEYFYDQMPQSMRSLGIAVFLSVLGIGSFLSSIIISIVDDLSSRSSEGSWFSDNLNKAHLDYYYWLLAALSAINLCIYIFCAKRYNNVKVESNVLVEEDMQT; translated from the exons ATGGAGGAAGCCCTGCTACCCAAAAATGGATGTAGTAAAGCAGCCTCCTCCATTGCAACCCACACAGGAGGATGGAAAGCATCCTTTTTTATAATTG GGGTTGAGGTGGCAGAGAGAATGAGCTACTATAGCATAAGCTCAAGTTTAATTACATACCTCACCAATGATCTCCACCAAAGCACTGCGACAGCAGCCAAGAATGTAAATATATGGTCTGGAGTCACAGCAATTCTTCCTTTCCTGGGAGCATTCCTTGCAGATGTTTATTGGGGTAGATATCGGACAACTCTGCTTTCTTCCATTATTTATCTGCTG GGACTAATCTGCTTGACCACATCTGTGTCAGTCCCATATCTGAAACCTCCCCCGTGTGACACAACAGAGAGATTTTGTTCAAAGGCCACTCCTCTTCAGATTGGGGTTTTCTTCATCTCCCTATATTTGATAGCATTGGGTACAGGAGGGCACAAACCCTGTATAGAAGCTTTTGGTGCAGACCAGTTTGATGGAGATGGAGAAGAGGACAAGCATAGGAGTTCCTTTTTCAATTGGTGGTACTTTGGTCAGTGTTTCGGTGCTCTGATAGCACTGTCAATAGTTCTGTACATAGAAGAGAATATAGGATGGGGAGTGGGATTTGCAATCCCAACTGTGGCTATGGCACTAGCTCTCTTTGTTTTCCTCTGTGGCTCTGTGTTTTACCAGCACAAATTACCCTCTGATAATCTACTTGTTTGTGTTCGGAGAACAGTATCCGAATGTTTTGTAAGACCGAGAATGGACGTCCTTCATTTAGATCATCTCAA GTTTCCTGACGGAGCAGTAGGTGAAGATAAGCAGCCAGGGGAGAAATCAACCAGTAGCTCTGTAGAAATGCAAATTGAAGAATTCAAACTCATTCAAAGGTTGATTCCTATTTGGGCAACATGTTTAATGTATGGCATTGTATTTGCACAATCAGCTACTTTCTTTACAAAACAGGGCAGTACAATGGATAGAAAAATTGGTGGGCATTTTCAAATCCCTCCAGCATCCTTGCAGTGTCTGATAGCAATTAGTATTCTTGTGCTTGTGCCTGTGTATGATTGGATGCTTGTTCCAGTTGCCAGAAAGTTTACAAACCACAAGCGTGGCATAACATTGCTGCAAAGAATAGGATTTGGCATGTTCATCGCTATGGTTGCCATGGTTGTTGCAGCTTTGACAGAAATTAAAAGACTAAAGGAAGTGAAGGATAATGATTTAGAAGACATGCCTGATGCGATAGTTCCAATGACCATCTTCTGGCTGCTTCCTCAGTATGTACTCTATGGCATATCAGAAGTATTCACAATGGTGGGAATGCAAGAGTATTTCTATGATCAAATGCCCCAGTCAATGCGAAGCTTGGGCATTGCTGTATTTTTGAGTGTTCTTGGAATTGGGAGCTTCCTCAGCAGCATTATTATCTCCATTGTTGATGACTTGAGCAGCAGAAGCAGTGAAGGAAGCTGGTTCTCAGACAACTTGAATAAAGCTCATTTGGACTACTATTATTGGCTTCTGGCTGCTCTTTCTgcaatcaacctctgcatatacATATTTTGTGCAAAGCGATATAACAATGTGAAAGTAGAAAGCAATGTTCTGGTTGAGGAAGATATGCAGACTTAG